From Anaerolineales bacterium, a single genomic window includes:
- a CDS encoding aromatic amino acid aminotransferase (catalyzes the transamination of the aromatic amino acid forming a ketoacid; first step in aromatic amino acid degradation in lactococci) — protein MNDRYLASHVVGLKPSGIRKFFDIVATMKDVISLGIGEPDFVTPEPIIEAGIKALRAGETHYTSNAGLLALRQAITSHIQKTYDVSYDPQSEAIITVGVSEALYLTMTALLNHGEEVIIPTPCFVSYQAEVILAGGVPVEVPTFVEDGFQVKPERLEAAITPHTKAILLGYPNNPTGAVYSREVLLEIARIAEKHDLIVISDELYDQLVYGVQHVCFPSLPGMQPRTVLLGGFSKNYAMTGWRAGFACGPADIIKGLVRIHQYTIMSAPTMSQMAALEAILHGHKFVVEMREEYDRRRKLIVGGLNKLGLPTFEPHGAFYAFPNVAVSGMDDEIFAQKLLEEERVAVVPGRSFGAGGEGFVRCSYATSYEKIEEALRRMQNFVQRHG, from the coding sequence ATGAATGACAGGTACTTAGCCAGCCATGTGGTTGGGTTGAAGCCATCCGGCATTCGGAAATTCTTCGATATCGTCGCCACCATGAAGGACGTCATATCCCTGGGCATCGGCGAACCGGATTTCGTCACTCCTGAGCCGATCATCGAAGCTGGTATCAAAGCCCTGCGTGCTGGGGAAACTCATTACACTTCCAACGCTGGTTTGCTCGCCTTACGCCAGGCCATCACGAGCCACATCCAAAAGACCTACGACGTCAGCTATGACCCCCAGAGCGAGGCGATCATCACTGTTGGCGTCTCCGAGGCCCTCTACCTGACCATGACGGCCTTGCTCAACCACGGTGAGGAAGTCATCATCCCCACCCCGTGCTTCGTCTCCTACCAGGCCGAGGTCATTCTGGCTGGAGGGGTTCCTGTAGAAGTACCCACCTTCGTTGAAGATGGCTTCCAGGTCAAACCCGAGCGCCTGGAGGCTGCCATCACCCCCCACACCAAGGCGATCCTGCTCGGCTACCCGAATAATCCCACCGGTGCGGTCTACTCTCGAGAAGTCTTGTTGGAGATCGCCCGCATCGCTGAAAAACACGACCTGATCGTGATTTCCGACGAGCTCTACGACCAGTTGGTATATGGTGTCCAGCATGTGTGCTTTCCATCCTTGCCCGGCATGCAGCCCCGCACCGTCCTTTTGGGCGGTTTTTCCAAGAACTATGCCATGACAGGCTGGCGGGCAGGTTTTGCCTGTGGCCCAGCCGATATCATCAAAGGTCTGGTACGCATCCACCAGTATACGATCATGTCTGCCCCCACGATGTCACAGATGGCTGCTCTTGAAGCTATCCTGCACGGGCATAAGTTTGTGGTTGAGATGCGCGAGGAGTACGACCGGCGCCGCAAGTTGATCGTGGGCGGTCTGAACAAGCTCGGCTTGCCAACCTTTGAGCCACATGGCGCCTTTTATGCCTTTCCCAACGTGGCAGTCAGTGGCATGGATGACGAGATATTTGCCCAGAAGCTGTTGGAAGAGGAGCGAGTTGCTGTCGTCCCCGGCAGGTCCTTCGGGGCGGGTGGGGAGGGTTTCGTGCGTTGTTCTTACGCCACCTCCTACGAGAAAATCGAGGAAGCTCTGCGTCGTATGCAGAACTTCGTGCAGCGCCATGGGTAA
- a CDS encoding nucleotidyltransferase: MGNSSLKIVIPMAGYGARLRPITWSRPKQLIRMADKLVIDHLMDSFATIPDLPDAEFIFIIGYLGEKIENYIHQAYPGLKITFVYQPVMLGQSHAISLAKQFLGGPMLMVFPDTLIETDYSFLSSETAGGITWVKAVPDPRRFGVAEVGADGWVTHLIEKPKDLSNNLVLVGGYYFKSSADLLLAIDEQIERNITLKGEFFLADAVNIMLEHGLKMRTHSVDVWLDAGTPDDVLSTSRFLLDHGHISLSDANLGHNCLIIPPVFIHPTASVQSSIIGPHAVIGANCKIEGCIIRDSIIEDSSEISNVILEHSLIGQKSRVYHKTSPLNIGDQTELNL; this comes from the coding sequence TTGGGTAATTCGAGCTTGAAAATCGTTATCCCCATGGCAGGCTATGGTGCGCGCCTGCGGCCGATTACTTGGAGCCGTCCCAAGCAACTCATTCGCATGGCCGACAAGCTTGTGATCGACCATCTTATGGATTCCTTCGCCACGATCCCCGACCTGCCAGATGCTGAATTCATTTTTATCATTGGTTACCTGGGTGAAAAGATCGAAAATTACATCCACCAGGCCTATCCGGGCCTAAAGATTACTTTTGTCTATCAACCTGTGATGCTCGGTCAGTCGCATGCCATCTCACTGGCGAAGCAGTTCCTGGGTGGTCCCATGCTGATGGTCTTTCCAGATACGCTGATTGAAACCGATTACTCCTTCCTTTCTAGCGAGACTGCCGGTGGCATAACCTGGGTGAAAGCTGTGCCAGATCCGCGCCGCTTTGGTGTAGCGGAAGTTGGGGCAGATGGCTGGGTCACCCACCTCATCGAAAAGCCCAAGGATTTGTCGAACAACCTTGTCTTGGTGGGAGGGTACTATTTCAAAAGCTCCGCTGACTTATTATTGGCGATTGATGAGCAAATCGAACGTAACATCACACTCAAGGGTGAGTTCTTCCTAGCAGATGCGGTCAATATTATGCTTGAGCACGGTCTGAAAATGCGTACCCATTCCGTAGATGTCTGGTTGGATGCCGGTACGCCCGACGATGTCTTGAGCACCAGCCGCTTTTTACTCGATCACGGTCACATCAGCCTGTCCGATGCGAATCTTGGCCATAATTGCCTAATTATTCCTCCAGTCTTCATCCATCCTACTGCATCCGTGCAAAGTAGCATCATTGGTCCTCATGCAGTAATCGGGGCCAATTGTAAGATTGAGGGCTGCATCATCCGCGATAGCATTATCGAAGACAGCTCAGAGATTTCGAACGTGATATTAGAACACTCGCTTATCGGGCAGAAGTCTCGCGTTTACCACAAGACTAGCCCGCTAAACATCGGCGATCAGACCGAGTTGAATCTCTGA
- a CDS encoding signal protein PDZ, translated as MASDTGTLNTLSDALVKAVEKAGEATVLVNARRRMPASGIVYAHDLIITADHVVERDEDISVRLADGREINASIAGRDPGNDLALIRLAEAAASPAEKVNQDTRIGQLVIALGRPSEEGIEASLGIISAIGGPVRTGRGGMLERYLRTDAVPFPGFSGGPLVDTEGRVVGLNTSGLAHGVAITIPAFLVWSDAENLAKFGYIKRGYLGIRSQQVELAPELSKALGREQATGLLLVTVERESPAETGGLIVGDILVAIEGQATPDHDALMVHLSGDKVGKSLSLQIMRGGQPKTISVVIGERK; from the coding sequence ATGGCAAGTGATACTGGAACTCTGAATACGCTCTCTGACGCCCTGGTGAAGGCCGTTGAAAAGGCTGGGGAAGCAACCGTGCTGGTAAATGCCAGGCGGCGGATGCCAGCCAGCGGCATCGTTTATGCTCATGATCTCATCATAACCGCTGATCATGTGGTTGAGAGGGATGAGGATATCTCGGTGAGGTTGGCTGATGGAAGGGAAATTAATGCCAGCATCGCCGGCAGGGATCCGGGTAACGACCTAGCTCTCATACGACTGGCTGAGGCTGCCGCCTCACCCGCCGAGAAAGTAAACCAGGATACCCGCATCGGTCAGCTGGTAATTGCCCTGGGTAGACCGAGCGAGGAGGGGATCGAGGCCAGCCTGGGTATCATCAGTGCCATCGGTGGTCCAGTGCGAACCGGGCGAGGCGGAATGTTGGAACGCTACCTGCGTACAGATGCGGTGCCCTTTCCAGGCTTCTCGGGAGGTCCACTGGTGGATACGGAAGGACGGGTGGTGGGTTTGAACACCTCCGGCCTGGCGCATGGTGTTGCGATCACCATTCCAGCCTTCCTGGTCTGGTCGGATGCGGAGAACCTGGCAAAATTTGGATATATCAAGCGCGGTTACCTGGGCATCCGTTCACAGCAGGTGGAGCTGGCGCCTGAACTGAGCAAAGCCCTTGGACGGGAGCAAGCGACAGGCTTGTTGTTGGTCACCGTTGAAAGGGAGAGCCCGGCAGAAACAGGTGGCCTTATCGTAGGCGATATCCTGGTAGCAATCGAGGGGCAAGCGACCCCTGACCACGATGCATTAATGGTCCACTTGAGTGGAGATAAAGTCGGAAAATCGCTCAGCCTGCAAATCATGCGGGGCGGGCAACCCAAGACGATCTCGGTGGTGATTGGTGAGCGGAAATAG
- a CDS encoding SAM-dependent methyltransferase, translating into MKKYPRTEKYDSNWVSENWMGPNPLWLLEELCEHIELNPGMKVLDMGCGKGITSVFLAKEFNVTVFANDLWISATENLKRIEEAGVAELVFPIHAEAHALPYAEGFFDAAISIDSYEYYGADETYFPCTYSKLVKPGGQFGIVVPGLTREFDKGYPETLKEHWEGDMFSFHSKNWWRHLWEKTGIVEITACYDMEEPKEIWQPWAKWAKDHLGFKDVEFLNSDTNNDIALIVMSAIKGQTTPVV; encoded by the coding sequence ATGAAAAAATATCCGAGAACAGAAAAATACGATAGTAACTGGGTTAGTGAAAACTGGATGGGACCTAATCCACTGTGGCTGCTTGAGGAATTGTGCGAACACATAGAATTAAACCCGGGTATGAAGGTTCTTGACATGGGTTGCGGAAAGGGCATTACTTCAGTATTTCTGGCGAAAGAATTTAACGTAACGGTATTTGCCAACGACTTGTGGATTAGTGCGACAGAGAACCTCAAACGCATTGAGGAAGCCGGCGTAGCCGAACTGGTGTTTCCCATCCATGCGGAAGCCCATGCCCTGCCTTATGCCGAGGGATTCTTCGACGCTGCGATATCAATAGATAGCTACGAATATTATGGAGCGGATGAAACGTATTTCCCTTGCACATACTCAAAGTTGGTAAAACCCGGTGGTCAATTTGGCATCGTGGTTCCGGGTTTGACGAGAGAATTTGATAAAGGCTATCCCGAAACGCTTAAAGAGCATTGGGAGGGGGATATGTTCAGCTTTCACAGCAAGAATTGGTGGCGGCATCTTTGGGAAAAGACCGGAATTGTAGAAATCACCGCTTGTTATGATATGGAAGAACCTAAAGAAATATGGCAACCGTGGGCAAAATGGGCAAAGGATCATCTCGGTTTTAAGGATGTGGAATTTTTGAATTCCGATACCAATAATGACATTGCGCTAATTGTCATGAGCGCTATTAAAGGACAGACTACTCCGGTGGTGTGA
- a CDS encoding heat-shock protein Hsp20: MLTRWDPFQEMLNLRRTVDRLFDNASTDHEWQPMQWGLAVDVVENKDDFVVKASVPGINPDDLDVSYADDTLTIKGEVKDDHEVKENQYHLRERRYGSFVRSISLPTKIKGDAIEASYQNGVLTLRLPKVEEVKPKRIAIKVGNHSDQKVIEGKSRNK, translated from the coding sequence ATGTTAACTCGTTGGGATCCTTTCCAGGAAATGTTAAATCTTCGCCGCACCGTCGATCGCCTTTTCGATAATGCGTCCACCGACCATGAGTGGCAGCCGATGCAGTGGGGCCTGGCTGTGGATGTGGTTGAAAACAAGGACGATTTCGTGGTGAAAGCATCCGTCCCCGGCATCAATCCTGATGACCTGGATGTCTCATATGCAGATGACACCCTGACGATTAAGGGCGAGGTCAAGGATGATCATGAGGTGAAGGAAAATCAGTACCACCTGCGTGAGCGCCGTTACGGCTCGTTCGTCCGCAGCATCAGCCTGCCCACCAAGATCAAGGGTGATGCCATTGAAGCATCCTATCAGAATGGTGTGCTCACCCTTCGCTTGCCCAAGGTGGAGGAAGTCAAGCCGAAACGCATTGCGATCAAGGTTGGCAATCACTCCGATCAGAAGGTGATCGAAGGTAAATCACGCAATAAGTAA
- a CDS encoding aminotransferase yields MGGRIKLLLLKISHLYPKEVIMSPMFVPGPVDVSPDVLQQQTRAMMPHRSKDFEAIFQRAADKLRQIFFTQYRIFIMTNSGSGAQESAVRNLAKERVLNCVNGSFAKRWYDVSIANGKLADKVEVPMGQAILPEMVEEALKKQKYELITIVHNETSTGVQNPVKEIAEVVHRVSPDTLIAVDAVSSLAGTRIEMDDWGLDVLFTSSQKCLGLPPGIALVGVNDRAMARAAEVPFRGWYFDYLLLEKHRLKDTTPMTPAMSLIFALDYQIDRMLSEGIENRFARHSAMARFSQEWATKKGWPLFAPEGYRSQTITVVVNPPTFDCAEFNKFVGPRNLRLANGYGDLKGKTFRIAHMAEIQMSDLENLLGGIDEFMVGK; encoded by the coding sequence ATGGGTGGTAGAATAAAATTGCTTCTATTAAAAATCTCACATCTTTATCCTAAGGAGGTAATAATGTCACCGATGTTCGTACCTGGCCCGGTAGATGTTTCGCCGGATGTTCTCCAGCAACAGACGAGAGCGATGATGCCTCACCGCAGTAAAGATTTTGAGGCAATTTTTCAGCGGGCAGCTGATAAGTTACGCCAGATTTTCTTCACCCAATACCGCATCTTCATCATGACCAATTCAGGCAGTGGTGCACAGGAATCGGCGGTGCGTAACCTGGCTAAAGAGCGTGTCTTGAACTGTGTGAATGGTTCTTTCGCCAAGCGCTGGTATGACGTGTCGATTGCCAACGGCAAGCTGGCAGATAAGGTGGAAGTACCCATGGGGCAAGCCATCCTGCCCGAGATGGTGGAAGAAGCCCTCAAGAAACAAAAGTACGAGCTGATCACGATCGTACATAACGAGACGTCCACCGGTGTGCAGAACCCGGTCAAGGAAATCGCTGAAGTGGTCCACCGGGTGAGCCCGGATACCTTGATCGCGGTCGATGCAGTATCCAGCCTGGCTGGTACGAGAATCGAGATGGATGACTGGGGGCTGGATGTGCTGTTCACCTCTTCGCAAAAATGCTTAGGCCTGCCACCCGGGATCGCCCTGGTCGGCGTCAATGACCGGGCAATGGCGCGTGCTGCGGAAGTGCCGTTCAGGGGCTGGTATTTTGACTACCTGCTTTTGGAGAAGCACCGCCTCAAAGATACCACGCCGATGACACCCGCCATGTCTTTGATCTTCGCCCTGGATTATCAAATTGACCGCATGCTGTCTGAGGGGATTGAAAATCGCTTCGCCCGCCACAGCGCGATGGCCAGGTTCTCACAGGAATGGGCAACGAAGAAAGGCTGGCCACTGTTCGCCCCAGAAGGCTACCGGTCACAGACCATCACCGTGGTTGTCAACCCACCGACCTTCGACTGCGCCGAGTTCAATAAGTTTGTCGGGCCGCGCAACCTCAGGCTGGCGAATGGATACGGTGACCTAAAAGGCAAAACCTTCCGTATCGCCCACATGGCGGAAATCCAGATGAGCGACCTGGAGAACCTGCTGGGCGGGATCGATGAATTCATGGTAGGCAAGTAG
- a CDS encoding lipoyl(octanoyl) transferase: MQECHVRWLGLVPYQQAWDLQADLARQIATGEQPPTLLLLEHPHTYTFGRSGHASNLRWNKAELERRGVQVLWVDRGGDVTYHGPGQLVGYPLIPLRIDGLVSPGMDSSTPLPQADYLGYLRSLEQVIILALKQLGVQAGRLHNLTGVWVAGAKIAAIGVKVDARGITRHGFALNVAPDMSYWDGIIGCGLEGHPVTSLSRLLPEPPPMQQVIQAVIGAFAEVFTVRCIKDS; encoded by the coding sequence ATGCAGGAATGTCATGTGCGTTGGCTGGGCCTGGTTCCCTACCAGCAGGCATGGGATTTACAGGCAGACCTCGCCCGCCAGATCGCCACTGGTGAGCAGCCACCAACTCTGCTCTTGCTCGAACACCCGCACACTTACACTTTCGGGCGGAGTGGTCATGCCTCCAACTTACGCTGGAATAAAGCTGAGTTAGAGCGGCGCGGAGTGCAGGTCTTATGGGTGGACCGCGGTGGCGACGTCACCTACCATGGTCCGGGGCAGCTGGTTGGGTACCCTCTCATTCCACTCCGTATAGATGGCTTGGTCAGCCCTGGGATGGATAGTTCTACACCCCTGCCCCAGGCCGATTATCTCGGTTACCTGCGCAGTTTGGAACAGGTTATCATCCTGGCCCTCAAACAGCTCGGCGTTCAGGCAGGTCGTTTACATAATCTCACCGGAGTGTGGGTGGCTGGCGCCAAGATCGCGGCTATCGGCGTCAAGGTGGATGCCAGGGGCATCACCCGCCACGGTTTTGCACTGAATGTTGCTCCTGATATGTCTTATTGGGATGGCATTATCGGTTGTGGGCTGGAAGGCCACCCTGTCACCAGCCTTTCCCGGCTTCTGCCAGAGCCTCCCCCCATGCAGCAGGTCATCCAGGCGGTCATCGGAGCATTCGCAGAGGTTTTCACCGTCAGGTGTATCAAAGATAGCTAA